The sequence ggaaatccttctcgaccgagacttggataggtaaccagtcgtcctcgccgtagtgttgttgatgccaacggaagatgctgtgAGATCGGctaattctacggtgacagagctatctatgccgacttaagatatcaccggttgccttcacagtgctgttgatgccaacggaagatgtgtcagcgaaaaaagaaaaagaaaaatcacaagttgtgaaagtttgcgcagggcaattttgtattgattttgtagggcctttcctgatgcacagcgtcccctatttatagtactgaaccttgagtccgagtttacatcctactcggactaggtttccatctccggatcacctcgaccaatcctacacctactaggactatgaacctagtccttagctaagctggattagtttcctggatatccgatcccgtcgagactccccATTGCACTAGGATTCGTCCTAACCGCCCTAGGTTTGGACTCCCACGGGTTGACCGATCCATGGTCCTTTTGCCGCCCGGCCTCCTGGGCCGAgagtgatcctaccctcggcccaaactattattttgggcccaaacattgccccctcgcttctgaggtcctcggcctgaaaccttcggccgagtttcgaccttgaagaagcgaatctaccactcaggatcctaatacccgagttccaaggcgcatttattgagcacgatCGCACGATCTTGAACCTGCTAACCCACTCGCCACGTGgcgtcttctaacatggccaatcccccataatgacgtctaaggcgtgcggcAGCCTGAACCGTCTTGCCATCATGACCACTATCTCAATCCGCAAGCCACTACCTCAGTCCGTGAGCCCACTTGTCATCGTGCGGGCGTCGAACCGTCTTTCGTCATTAATTTCGCCGTCACACGCAATCCTGCGCCCCCAAAACCCTGaccttcggtcttctcaaccgcatttcccaaatgttcatcatgatcaacaattccttcggtcgattttgccctttgttttgaatttcgaacgattgctcttccccctataactctataaataccgaaattcccTCATTTGTACCTTTACGCTCTCAAACCTCCTAAAATCCTCTGCCGTTGATCTCTAGTGCATTTCTCCTATTTCAAGTCTTCGTCTTTAAGTCCCCAACCCAGACAACCCTTTTACTCCGTGCTTCTTTCTCACAATGgcgtccttcatctccaagctttccagggaatgtgacCAACATCAGAAGATTTTTtatcggagctcgatcaagaccatccggtttaaaaacgacatgagcacccagtaccaaatcctgggtcctctcttcaaggctacaataccgccgactatcatcggccttctacaggagcactgcctaacacccttgcttcaagggtttgaatggtcgcgatGGGATGCGGCTAAACCCCagggctcctggccctcgacgaccacatcctgggcagcctgggtcgttcgaatggaacgactcttcggcgagcaatggaaggccCTTGGCATCTACGACACCATCCTCCTTTCGTCTATGGAAATCGTCCccgacaaggagcttctccaAGCCACTctgtgcttctggtgctcggccaccaacacaatggtccttcctctgggtcccattggtcccaccATCCTAGATATCACTGCCATTCTGGGGACTTCGGCGACCGGGATCCCTGTCGACGCGACCCTCTCTGGGCATCCGTCGAATATCGACCTGAAAACGCTCTTCGACCGTCGGGCCTCCGAGACCTTGAATCGTGACGGTCATATCCCGTCGAAGGAAGATattcagaagctccacaagaacttctataattacaacaccctctatctccacttcgccggccgaggagaagaggacctgcgagagggagagcatgaagccttcctcttctactggtacaacaaatacatttgttgtaccaagtcaaacaagtgtttggtcgagaacatgccggtagccgaagccctagctagtggtcacgtcttggcactgagttccaacattctcgcccaactttccgctgcctggccgaggcgaccctccacaaggtcgacccacaccagaatggtcctctctgggtcttccaactctggtttCAGGTATACTTtgcctcccttcggccggccatagcTGAATTCTCACCCACAGAGGCGCTTGGGCCTCAACTGGCCTCTCGACCGACACCTCCCcatcaagccgaagaggtatttcggtacctcttcgctctcgacgacttctccaacgacgagttcctaatatgtcgtcgtcgagactaCCCTTCCTCCATCAGGCTGCCTACCTCCCCATGGAGCGCAGAGGAGGACGCCGATCTTCGTCAGacctgggggtcgtttgtgcttgctcgcgacctccctctcggctgtgatgggaaacggtcaggttgggaagtatatcatccgaacttccttggccgacagctcggctaccttcagggctgccctatcccccttctctcctcccgaaCGGTCCTAAGCCGTGGACGCGAACCTCGTTCCTCTGAGAAGGAGTGTAGAACCGCCGTGAGGGAGTTCCAAGAGCGCTGccaaaaattccgccttcgaccaGCCACCCCGGAAACCCATTGCACCGACACCTTTGGTGAGTGGTGGGAGAAATACACCCAGGAATTCTTTGGTGCACCGGTCGGAGAGGTGCTTAGCAGACTCTTCGGTGACCGGCCTAAGAAGGCCTTGGCCCCTCATCCTCAAGGTACCTGTTCCACTTTCCTCCTTTCCATCAACCTTGCATATTGATTTGCCTTACTGAATTGTCTTTATCTTTCTAGGCAGTCGGCCTTTGAGAAAGACGGAGGCAGTTGCCGCTGCCACGGCcgggaaaaaatcggtcgtggccCAAAAGGACAAACCCGCTGGTAGGGCCGTGCTGATCAAACGGCCTCGCCAAAAGGCCGAGCCGGCTGTCGAGCCTTCCCCGCCTGCTAAGCGGGTTAAACAAATGGCGAAGAAAGgtgcacgggagatccacgttatCTCCAGTCACACAACGACTCCCAGTGCTTCCCCTTCTCCCGCCGCCGGTTATTCTGGGGTAGAGAAACAGCCGGCTTTGGCCGCAGAGACGGCCCCAGCGCGACCTGCCTCTGTGGCCGGCGCATCAATTGTCCCTCCCTCTATCGAGAAGGCACCTGTCTCACAACAGGCGGTTTCGACGACCGAGGGAacctctcccaagaatccaaCGCCCTCGGTCCTCGTGttggaagagagtgaggggagcgacgaggtcccgctggcgCATCGTCCTCATACTCGTCGAAAACCTCCTCCAGTATCCGAGATGGCGGTTCAAACCGGCCCCTCCTCGGCTAATCGTGGCAAGCGCACGGTCGAGGAACCGACCCCGGTGGCCGAACCTCTCGTTCCTTCTCAGGACCAGGACGTCCCTACCTTCTCTGAAGCAGCTGCGCCAGTCGGCCCATCggcagccgaccgtggcaaacggcTGCTCGAGGAACCTGAGGCCACGGCGGAATCGCCGGTCCATCCTCAAGACCAAGGCTTCCACATTCCTCCACAGGAGGTTACCTCGGCTTTTGTAAGTACCTTCAATTGTCTCCTCCtgattgcttttctgctttagaattctaaacaaggaaaatactaaatgtcaggtgcctgtacattcttttcaccgtcaattctatgcgccgaagggcgttatctatatttcctggccgcctcagtggccatcaaacgtagataacttCCATAGGCCGCGTGAAGTGAGAAGCaatctgagacactgggctcggccattgagttctttaggttcgagcaacgatcctggggacatggccgaggtctcctctcggcaggttaaaaaaaatgacaccttcttgctattcttgtcatgacttcCTCTAAGCTTAACCTTGTCTATTcgtgcaggcttcatgggaggttgaattcaaagccctcctTTCCAGCACGACTGCAGAGTCCGGCCCTTCGGCCGCTCCGACTGAGGCTGCCGATCCAAGCGCCTTAACCCAGTTGCGGGAAGTCCTGTCGCTCTCATCATCGCAAGTACTTGAACGCAACGGTCTTGATCTGCTcggcgtgtgtctgaacgaccttggagccgacggtctcctgagcggagatgccattgttcgggcatcgtctgccttggagcgcgttcgggagacatttagtaTCTTCCAGACTACGCTGAAGGCCGAACAAGACCTGCAAGCCgccacggccgttcaagacaccctccgtcagaagattgacgatctacgggcaaaaggagaagcgttagccgagctcgaccgtcagatggccgaactagcaaaacgccggtcggccattgcttctgagcttgcgagGGACTTCGAGTCAGGTGGGAAGGATCGCCTAACTGAGTATGCGGCGGCCAAAAAACGGGTCGAGCGGCTGAAGCTGGACAAAAAGAATCGGCAAGCCGAAGTcatcatggccgacgtgcggtggttggaattgaaggctctgctcagcactcttcttccctcGTCTCCTTGAATGTATTCGACCTACTCATTTTTGTAATACCTATCAATCTTAatggaatgattttttttctactggtacaacaattttttattcacgcatttcccatgtgaccggatagtatttcttcaagaacttcccattaatcggtaatttgtgaactactccagtccggtctttaagatgatacgcccctttgccgtatactttatgcacaatgaacggcccttcccaattcggcgaccacttgccgaacctaggatcttttaaTCCTatgggcaacaccgtttgccacaccaattcaccctcgccgaacgttttctgtcgcaccttctgattataggctcgctcggcaatctgtttttgtgccaccagtaagttataagcATTAAGTTGTGCCTCTTCCAAATCTTCCAGtccctgtctcatggactgattatattcggcgctaaacaaactactttgttcaattaatcgcaacgaatttatgctcaactcgactggtagcacCGCATCAtgtccgtaggttaatgcgtatggggttgttgcagtcgccgatcggggcgacgttcggtatgcccataatgcctcgtttaacttcaaatgccacatgccaggcctttcttttattattttttcgaggatgccgatcaacactttattacttgcctcggcctgcccattcgcctgtggataatacggtgtggactgttccagctgaattttcaaattggccgtgtattctttgaacctttcggctgtgaagattgttccattgtcagTTATGATCATTTCTGGAACACCGAATCGGGTCACAATGTGTTGCTCCACGaaatcgcaaacttctttagatgttaactcggcatatgattttgcttcgacccacttagtgaagtaatcagttgcgaccattatccatgcatgcttagcagctccgGAAGTCGGcatgattttgccgattacatccatggcccatcctctaaacggccacggcttaatgaccgaatgtagtgattcggccgggaccctttgtataggcccatggatttggcactgcacgcatcctcgtgcaaactcgatacaatctttcagtattctcggccaaaaataaccgtgtcgtcggagtagccatcgcatttttcgtccagactggtgagctccgcataccccttcatgaacctctgcgatcgctcgagcactctcttgggggccgaggcatagcaataacaaaccatcttcgccctttcggtacaactcgttctggtacgtgacataaTTCGTGGCGTGAACCCGTGTCCTGCGACTATGTTTTCCGttaggattgtcaaggtactgcataatgggctttctccaatcatctggtaatgcctcggccgcgcaaatttctatagagtcctgccgatctaacaacgaaggcagggacatgaccctggtgcgtatcacattgtctcgacggaggatttgctgatCAACCAAGGCTGGGTATAATTGTCGTAATATTGGTATctcccggcctagcttgccccccaggagttgtgcaccggaggcgatttgagccaactcgtctgcgtcggtattatgaacccgagaaacatgctcgaatgtaataccgtcaaaagactcggccaaatagctggcgaccatgtggtaaggtgccagagtacaactcatgcagcgaaaagacccattaatttggttaatcactAATTCAGAATCCCCGAGGACGAGGACACGAGTGGCGTGTAAGTCAAGAAGGAGGCTCAGACCAATGACCAGCgcctcgtattcggcctgattattggtgcagtcgaaatccaatttgagcgaaaaataccaacgatcgttgtggggagattgaatgacgatgcctgcgccggccgaggacgaagtactagaaccatcgaaatacatcgtccaatagttgtcgcgggtcaccaccatgccgatttcgacgtcAGCACTCCCAAACCCGTAAGGCGAAGGGTGCTGGGCAAAGAAATCGGCCAATGCCTGTCCCTTCACAGCTTTTTGCGGCACGTATTGCAAACTgaactcggacaacgccatcgtccatttcccaattcggcccttcacaattggccgggtaagcatgtaccggataacgtcggtctgggcaatgacttgggtgaccgacgggagcatgtaatgccgaagcttggatgcagcgaagaatacggcgagacagagcttctcaacggcggaataattgatctccggaTGACTCAGATTACGGCTGAGGTAGAAGATAGCCTGTTCCCGTCCGGCATCGTTGTCTTGCGCGAGAAGGCAACCAATGGACTCCTCGGCCGCCGAAATGTATagcttgagaggcttaccgcgccgaggagggaccaggacaggtggatttgtgagagaaaccttgatctgtgtaaacgccgcctgatgctccTCATTCCACACGAACTTATCTGAGTCCTTGAGCTTCAAAAGTGTAGAAAACGCTTTCATCTTACCTgccgaattagcaataaatcggcgtAAAAAATTGATCTGGCCGAGTAAGGATTGTAATTGCTTCTTCGTTGTTGGGGGTGGAGCAGTGATGATTGCGCGAGCCTTAttctcatcgacttcaatcccacgatgatgtacgagaaaaccaagaaaattcctggccgatacaccgaaggcacacttagcaggattcatcttgaggttgtgctgacgcatgcggaggaaagcctgtctgagatcgtccagatgtgtctgtcggcgtttagatttgacgacaacatcatcgatataaacttcgacgatggtgccaattaaatcatggaagatggtgttcatcgcccgttggtacgtggcgccggcattcttgaggccgaatggcatgacaacccattcgtaagtgccgagtgcccccgggcaacggaaagcagttttgtgcataTCTGCTTCggcaataaatatttggttgtaGAAACTAcagagcctacgtggcgcgcaggccgagtattttctaagctaactacgtccttcggtgattgcggggcgtgccaactcgtcggccgagctcgaccgaggagtaaatttgttgatgttgcgttgagcgcgctgtTGACTTCtatgtcttgcgattgcggccgaggaaggaacaattctcggcctcttgggttctagagcctgaagacaaggctgctaatttgcgaagttcaatctcaaattcggctgtcaatgtgccgaatacaataacctggtaacacctcacttcgccgagaaggctgatgagatgacctcgaccaataaggattcggaaatccttctcgaccgagacttggataggtaaccagtcgtcctcgccgtagtgctgttgatgccaacggaagatgctgcgagatcggctgattctacggtgacagagctatctatgccgacttaagatatcaccggttgccttcacagtgctgttgatgccaacggaagatgtgtcagcgaaaaaagaaaaagaaaaatcacaagttgtgagagtttgcgcagggcaattttgtattgattttgtagGGGTCCTCAACTTGGAATGATATTGTCGGCCATGCATACTTTTATCTTATTTATTCTTTTCTGACTCCCAATTCCACCAAATAACAAAACAATTATTTCCAGTGAGATTCAAAGCCGTGCAGACCCACCGAATGACAAAATCCAAATGCACCGAATTTCCACCGCCCTGCTTGCTTATTCTCGGCCATTCGCGCACTTTATTTTCTTAAGCATCGGCTGATCAGCCGAAttgttaagaaaataatttttatttttattttgtagcaaaagaaaacaaaagtagCCCTACTATAAgtggaggaggccaacgatgttttATTCCAAGCCGAAGGCTTTTTGTATCAAAACTTTCACTTTGAATTTTACCAACGCCGAATAAAGAAATTTGCCCAAATATTTTTGACTCGGCAAAATATTTTGCATTTTCTGCCGCCGAATGTGtggaacaattattatgccACCCAGGCATAATTTCAGCTTTTAATTCAAATAACTTAGCCGAACAGGATTTCTCCATATCGGCTTTAttgccaataatcatatcaattggcgTAGTTTCTCGGGCTAGGCCAATATCTCGGCCTCGTTCGTCACTGGAGCATTCTTTTGACGAATCTTTTTCCAAGTCAATTTTTGTATATAACTTAGGGACTTGCattttttcttctaggcctaccacactttcagtctcgaccgaaaaaataggtAGCCTAGGTTTTTCTTCTTGGCCGACCATATCTTCAGcctcgaccgaaaaaataggtggcctttgttcttcggccaaattaacaattttcttaggccgaTGTCTGATTACGGCCGGAGCGAAAAATTGCCCCCCGGCCTTTGGGcctaaccatttttcaaatggaattgatctgtaatcagaaacgtaaggaaaattttcttcatctaACCAGGCATTAAATCGAGCCCTGTCTTCATTTACCCATTGCCCTTGCAGGGTAACAGGAGCTTTTATTTCCAACATGCAAGCGAATGACTTTTGCATCTCTCTATGGCCACGAAGAACTTTTTCTGCTTCCAAAGATTTTTTACATTCctcattatgttttttcaattcctccaggagctcgtacaatcggctacgttgagccagattggaatcttgatatatcatatgaacttcgtagttttagcactgggtcccactgggcgtgccaaaatgttgaccctagaaactacagagcctacgtggcgcgcaggccgagtattttctaagctaactacgtccttcggtgattgcggggcgtgccaactcgtcggccgagctcggccgaggagtaaatttgttgatgttgcgttgagcgcgctgtTGACTTCtatgtcttgcgattgcggccgaggaaggaacaattctcggcctcttgggttctagagcctgaagacaaggctgctaatttgcgaagttcaatctcaaattcggctgtcaatgtgccgaatacaataacctggtaacacctcacttcgccgagaaggctgatgagatgacctcgaccaataaggattcggaaatccttctcgaccgagacttggataggtaaccagtcgtcctcgccgtagtgctgttgatgccaacggaagatgctgcgagatcggctgattctacggtgatagagctatctatgccgacttaagatatcaccggttgccttcacagtgctgttgatgccaacggaagatgtgtcagcgaaaaaagaaaaagaaaaatcacaagttgtgaaagtttgcgcagggcaattttgtattgattttgtagggcctttcctgatgcacagcgtcccctatttatagtactgaaccttgagtccgagtttacatcctactcggactaggtttccatctccggatcacctcgaccaatcctacacctactaggactatgaacctagtccttagctaagctggattagtttcctggatatccgatcccgtcgagactccccATTGCACTAGGATTCGTCCTAACCGCCCTAGGTTTGGACTCCCACGGGTTGACCGATCCATGGTCCTTTTGCCGCCCGGCCTCCTGGGCCGAgagtgatcctaccctcggcccaaactattattttgggcccaaacaggtttataggaagaataactgaaaattgatttgtatgcatatgattcatgtgtgtagaagaatcctttagctatcatttcatctatatttcattcacaacttaatttacttgttgccctttacttttgttttaattaaattcgtccaaaatttcCACCCTCATTGTTTTAATGTTAGTTTAAcctagttttcagttttataagtttagtttgtgttgattagcatcccttctaatccccggaataaaacgatccctacttacttgtactatgattgcataatttataaggtttaatttgtgttagtttctaccacatcaaGTTCTTAGAACCTGAAGACAACATTGCTAATCTTGTTGTGATGTTTAGGATCCTCTACACCAGGTTCAGTGGCTTCAATTATATTTGTAAAAATATAAGTGTGTTGGATCAGGTACAGGCTATAACAGTAAAGATACTCAAAGTAAATGAGTGTCTTTATAGTGAAAGTTGTTTGGCTATATGAATGTTGAACTCTGAAGTGTACCTAGGAGTAACCAATCATATAACACCTCGCTTCGTAGGAAGTTGATGAAGTGACCTTTTTTGGAGATGGAATCAGAAACTCTTCACcaactgagacttggataggttaCCAACAAGGATAAGAGAGTGTTGTTTAACCAAACTAAAGGTCTCCTAGACCAGGCAGGTTCTATAGCCccatttttgttaattaaacTGAAGGTGTCTCCAGTTGTTGACACGATGATGTTTAACCAAATTGAATATATGTCAACTGTGGGATGGGTCAATGATACGTGGAAAGAATGATTGAAATGCCCAAAGCCCATGAAGCGTAGTCTGGCAATCTCGGCTTAGGCCTATTAAGGATATTAATTATCTCCCAAGTAAAGAAACCCTAATTACGATATCTTAGGGATTAGGCAACTAATCAAGATTCTAGGAAGATTGGGTATCTTATCCTAGATTCCCTCTTAGATAGTCTCCAGATTTGATGAAGATTACTCATCCTACAAGAACTATCAAGATACCTATAAATGCACAAGCATGGCTATTTATCGAGGGGACATGACATCTCTCTCTTAGACTTCTCTCTAAGTATAATATTCTCTACATCACACATATTCTATCTATGCCTAATAATGGCCCTTACGCTGCCTCTACACGTACAGACGTCCATGGAGAACTCCTCTACATAATACCCCACCATAGGTTATTCGTCAAGGATGGTTCACCCCATTCTTTCATAAAACTACACCCGTAGTTTAATTCTCCTTCCTGTAGATATGTAGGTAGTCATATTCGGATTCAACCACACCTCCCAATCAACCCTATTCTCCCCTTGCCAGAGGTCA is a genomic window of Malus domestica chromosome 09, GDT2T_hap1 containing:
- the LOC139187874 gene encoding uncharacterized protein — protein: MKAFSTLLKLKDSDKFVWNEEHQAAFTQIKVSLTNPPVLVPPRRGKPLKLYISAAEESIGCLLAQDNDAGREQAIFYLSRNLSHPEINYSAVEKLCLAGRIGKWTMALSEFSLQYVPQKAVKGQALADFFAQHPSPYGFGSADVEIGMVVTRDNYWTMYFDGRIRGAGHWSEPPS